From the genome of Methanothrix soehngenii GP6:
CCGTATAGAAGAAGTCCCGGGTTAGGGCTCGATTGAAGTCGGTGCTCTCTCCGAAGAGGTCTTTGGCGAAGGACCCCAGAAACGGATTCTCCCCAAAGCCCATCTCTCGGTAGAGGTAGGAGTAGGGAAATAGGCTGTCCGTATGGCCGTAGACCATATCCAGGATCACAGCTATCCCTTTTTGATGGGCGGAGTCGATCAGCCTCTGCATATCTCTTCTTTTGCCAAACCTCTCGTCCACCCCGAAGTAGCCGATGGGCAGAAATCCCCAGTCTGTGGTGTTGGATATATTGGTGACCGGCATGATCTCTATGCAGTTGACTCCCAAGTCTTGCAGGTATTCCAGATGGCGGGTGGCAGTCCTCATGTCCCCGCCGAACTCATTGATCATCAGCTCATAGACTATGAGATCCTCTTGCCTGGGAGTCTTCCATAGCTCTTCTTCATCGCTCCAGATATGAGGCTCGTAGCCTAATGTAAAAGCGGAAAGCTTCCCGATGCCAAACTCCCTGGCATAGGGGTCTATGATCCAGTCGATGGGCTCATTATTCCTTCTCTCCAGAAAATAGCGGTATACATATCTTCCCGGCTTGCCCCAGGCAGATTTCTTATGGGGCTTCTCAGAGGCGTCTATCTCCACCTGGCCGTGCCAGTATTCTCCATAATTCGGATCAATAGAGCATTCCATCTCGAAGGTCTTTGCCGGAACATCTTGAAGGAACTGGTCATTCTCATGGATGAGCTTAACCCCGAGCCCAACTCCATCTGAATCCGATACCCAGGGCAAGAATACGCCAAAGTCTGCTCTGCCCTCTGGCGTGCATCTGGCCCCCAACTTTCCCAGTGGCAATAGATTCATGAGGCTCTGACACTTGCACTTGCCATTTATTCTAGATAAAGATTATGAATGATTAATGCAGTATCGAGGATCACAGATTTATCCTATAGATGATATAGAACGCTCCAGCCATGTACACAATCATCGCCTGCGGCATCTTCAAGGATGAGATCGAGAGATTGAGAGCCGATCTCGGATTTCCCTTTAAAGCTCGCTACCTGGGCCCTGGCCTGCATGTTGATTTCGACGAGCTTAAGGATGCCCTGGAAGAGGAGTTGAAGAGAGCTTCATCGGATGGCAGCCAGGGGATTATAGTGGCTTATGGACAGTGCCATCCCAAGATGGATGCGATCCTGAAACCCTACCATGCCGCCTTAATGGATTGTCAGAACTGTGTGGATGCCTTCATATCCCGCCAGGCCGTAGAGAAGAAGGCACGCGAGGGCCTCTTCTTCTACCTCTCCCCAGGCTGGCTGGATGCCTGGAAGGATATATTCAAGCGATTGGGCTGGGATCCGGAGATAGCACGCCTGCATATGGGCTCATTCAAGGGTTCGGTTTATATCGATACTATGAAAGATGCTCAGGAGAGGGAAGAGGAGCTCTTGGAGTTCTTCGATTTCACCAACCTTCCCTTCACCATCATGCCCATGGAGCTGGACCACTTCAAATCACTGATCATCAAAGCTATAAAGAGCTTGGAGGATTGAGCTTGGACGAGCTGGAAGAGATTAAGAAAAAGAAAATGGAGAAGATGATGAGCGAGATTAACAAACCCCATGAGCCAACCGTAGAGCTGCCAGGAAAGCCGATCATTGTCACAGATGCAACCGTTGATGCCGCTTCAAACCAGTACCCTCTTCTGATCCTGGACTGCTGGGCGGAGTGGTGCGGCCCCTGCCGCATGATCGGCCCGATCATCGAGGAGCTGGCTGCAGAGATGAAGGGACGGGTGGTCTTTGGCAAGTTGAATGTGGATGAGAATCCTCAGACTGCCAATAGGTTCAGGATCTCGGCGATACCCACCCTGATGGTCTTCAAGGATGGAAAGCTCATCGATAAGCTTGTGGGCGCCTATCCCAAGCCCTCGCTGGTGGCAAAGATTCAAAAGTACCTCTGAAGGTCTCTTTTGATTCGTCTTTTTTTTGCATGAATGCGATTGCCCAGATCCTTTGCCCCCCTAAGGTATGCTGCCGGAAAGCATTACTCGTGGATATCCGGAGACGTTGTAGACCTCTCTGGTGGAGAGATTATCCGGAGTTATATATGAGGGCTTGGTTCTCATGTACTGATTCTTGATGAAGAACGGGGTGTAGATATCTGA
Proteins encoded in this window:
- the trxA gene encoding thioredoxin, whose amino-acid sequence is MDELEEIKKKKMEKMMSEINKPHEPTVELPGKPIIVTDATVDAASNQYPLLILDCWAEWCGPCRMIGPIIEELAAEMKGRVVFGKLNVDENPQTANRFRISAIPTLMVFKDGKLIDKLVGAYPKPSLVAKIQKYL
- a CDS encoding DUF1638 domain-containing protein, whose protein sequence is MYTIIACGIFKDEIERLRADLGFPFKARYLGPGLHVDFDELKDALEEELKRASSDGSQGIIVAYGQCHPKMDAILKPYHAALMDCQNCVDAFISRQAVEKKAREGLFFYLSPGWLDAWKDIFKRLGWDPEIARLHMGSFKGSVYIDTMKDAQEREEELLEFFDFTNLPFTIMPMELDHFKSLIIKAIKSLED